From the genome of Ornithobacterium rhinotracheale, one region includes:
- a CDS encoding rhodanese-like domain-containing protein: MNALKNPNATLIDLRNQDELDEFGSIEQAKHIPLMELPGQLEEVKKFSLPIVLFCKAGGRAEKAKQFLESQGITEVYNAGGYDDVKEILG; this comes from the coding sequence ATGAATGCACTTAAAAACCCAAATGCTACGCTAATTGATCTTAGAAATCAAGACGAGCTAGATGAGTTCGGCTCAATTGAACAAGCTAAACACATTCCTCTAATGGAGCTACCTGGCCAATTGGAAGAAGTGAAAAAGTTTAGCTTGCCTATTGTTTTGTTCTGCAAAGCAGGCGGAAGAGCTGAAAAGGCTAAACAATTCCTTGAATCACAAGGCATCACCGAAGTCTACAATGCTGGTGGCTACGACGATGTAAAAGAGATTTTGGGGTAA
- a CDS encoding SusC/RagA family TonB-linked outer membrane protein, translated as MKLKIFIYIFFISAVIFAQKKIEGTVTDKYYQPIAGVNVLINKTTKGTTTNAEGYYSIEAKEGDVLEFKRIGYQTVTEKVDFKNQKTLNLDITLEEESVQLNEVVAVAFGKQKKDEITGAVQTLNSDKISELQNGNIVQGLSGKVAGVQVYSNGQPGSGATIRLRGIGSINASSSPLIVLDGVPYSGSLNSIAASDIANISFLQDASSNALYGARGANGVILVTTKRATKNGVNVELDVKTGVNFRAVADYDVLTTAKDYYSAYYQRVRVGQIAAGKSEAQAHDWAINNLKNTLVYNAYDVPFDNLFDSNGNFNQNAKLRYQDDWREMFRPASRNEINLNVSGKGEKVSTYTSINYLNDKGYLINSGFERFGIRNNLDYKLTDNLNLTSNLYYTYTSQDNGSSYGFSNPFAFARNIAPFYPVYLRDDNFNLVYRPNGEVRYDYGGGEGPNSWARSYAVFENPIGNRIYNKDNEIYHRIFSNLSAKYRFLKDFEFTYNFGGSVANQRGLGFGNKIGGTSSSSGGDLYRSSILEYNLNQQQLLTYSKKWKEHSFEILLGHEYNKEQGNEFDASKQELLIEDLLVFNNAVKIGNVSGSQYDYATEGYLSRLLYNYAGKYYFNANIRRDASSVFAPESRWGTFYGLGAAWNVKKEDFLRNVNFINSLRLKVSYGEQGNDYLLDERGYRSYQPYLDLYKIDNLGNDTPIVTFSSLGNRDLRWETSKNFNAGIESTLFNGRFSFSLEYFKRNVADMIYKQDLPVSNVGRYQKLANIGDLENKGVQFSTDAFIVKNDKVSWSVNLNATHYKNKIISLPEAQRKTGISSGGYFRLKEGYDRYNYYLRQFAGVDPSNGDALWYVDESRTTKTNDYSKAKQVFIGKSAIPKVYGGFGTDLNIGRFALSLNFAYQFGGWGFDETYQALLHSNNYGSNYHTDVVYNSWTPENTNAALPRIDNYKTTQNSDSDLFLIKSDYVSLQNVSLRYTLPSVVSKSLKLNELSVYASGSNLYLWSKRKGYDPRLSLNGIPSSHDYSVLATVSLGLNVKF; from the coding sequence ATGAAATTAAAAATATTTATATACATATTCTTTATAAGTGCGGTGATATTTGCACAAAAGAAAATAGAAGGAACTGTGACAGATAAGTACTACCAACCAATTGCTGGCGTGAATGTGCTTATAAATAAAACAACAAAAGGAACAACAACTAATGCAGAAGGATATTACAGCATAGAGGCAAAAGAGGGTGATGTGCTGGAGTTTAAGCGTATTGGGTATCAAACTGTAACAGAGAAAGTAGATTTTAAAAATCAAAAAACACTCAACCTAGATATTACGCTTGAAGAAGAAAGCGTTCAGCTGAATGAAGTGGTGGCTGTGGCTTTTGGAAAACAGAAAAAAGATGAAATTACAGGTGCTGTGCAAACGCTTAATTCTGATAAAATATCGGAATTGCAAAACGGAAATATAGTGCAAGGATTGAGTGGTAAAGTGGCTGGTGTGCAGGTTTATAGCAATGGGCAGCCAGGTTCTGGAGCTACGATAAGACTTAGAGGAATCGGGTCGATTAATGCCTCAAGCTCACCACTCATTGTTTTAGATGGCGTGCCTTATTCTGGTTCTTTAAATAGTATCGCCGCTTCGGATATTGCCAATATTTCGTTTCTGCAAGATGCTTCTTCAAACGCCTTGTATGGAGCACGTGGAGCTAATGGTGTGATTCTCGTAACTACCAAAAGAGCAACTAAAAATGGAGTGAATGTAGAATTAGATGTAAAGACTGGGGTAAACTTTAGAGCCGTTGCTGATTATGATGTGCTTACTACGGCTAAGGATTACTATTCAGCCTACTATCAACGAGTGCGAGTAGGGCAGATTGCCGCTGGAAAATCCGAAGCACAAGCGCACGATTGGGCTATCAATAATTTGAAAAACACCTTGGTCTATAATGCGTATGATGTGCCGTTTGATAATCTATTTGATAGCAATGGGAACTTTAATCAAAATGCAAAGTTGCGTTATCAAGATGATTGGAGAGAGATGTTCCGTCCAGCCTCTCGCAACGAAATTAATTTAAATGTTTCAGGCAAGGGCGAGAAAGTGTCTACTTATACCTCAATCAATTATTTAAATGATAAAGGATATTTAATTAATTCAGGATTTGAAAGATTCGGAATCAGAAATAATTTAGACTATAAATTAACAGATAATTTGAATTTAACCTCAAACCTTTATTATACTTATACTTCGCAGGATAATGGTTCGTCTTATGGTTTTTCCAATCCCTTTGCCTTTGCTAGAAACATAGCACCGTTTTATCCAGTGTATTTAAGAGATGACAACTTTAATCTAGTATATCGCCCTAATGGAGAGGTGCGCTATGATTATGGTGGAGGTGAGGGACCTAATAGCTGGGCTCGTTCCTATGCCGTGTTTGAGAATCCTATTGGAAACCGTATTTATAACAAAGATAACGAGATTTATCATAGAATTTTCTCGAACCTTTCTGCCAAGTATCGTTTCTTGAAAGATTTTGAATTTACTTATAATTTTGGGGGGAGTGTAGCCAATCAGAGAGGTTTAGGTTTTGGAAATAAAATAGGGGGTACTTCTAGCTCTTCTGGAGGGGATTTATACAGATCATCTATATTAGAGTATAACTTAAATCAACAGCAACTCCTCACTTATTCTAAGAAATGGAAAGAGCACTCTTTTGAAATTCTCCTAGGGCACGAGTATAACAAGGAGCAAGGAAATGAGTTTGATGCCTCTAAACAAGAATTGCTAATAGAAGATTTATTGGTATTTAATAATGCCGTGAAAATTGGGAATGTTTCAGGCTCTCAATATGATTATGCCACAGAAGGGTATTTGTCGAGATTGTTGTATAATTATGCAGGGAAATACTATTTCAATGCCAATATTCGTAGAGATGCCTCTTCGGTATTTGCACCAGAAAGCCGCTGGGGGACATTCTATGGCCTAGGTGCAGCGTGGAATGTGAAAAAAGAAGATTTTTTAAGAAATGTTAATTTCATCAATTCACTTCGTTTAAAAGTTTCTTATGGAGAGCAAGGAAATGATTATTTGCTAGATGAAAGAGGGTATAGATCTTATCAGCCTTACTTAGATTTGTATAAGATAGATAACCTAGGAAACGACACTCCGATTGTAACTTTTTCTAGCTTAGGAAACAGAGATTTGCGCTGGGAAACCTCTAAAAACTTTAATGCAGGAATAGAGTCTACACTCTTTAATGGTAGATTTTCGTTCTCGCTAGAGTATTTCAAAAGAAATGTGGCAGATATGATTTATAAGCAAGATTTGCCTGTGTCAAATGTAGGTAGATATCAAAAACTTGCAAACATTGGAGATTTAGAAAACAAAGGTGTTCAATTTTCTACCGATGCCTTTATCGTAAAAAATGATAAAGTGAGCTGGTCTGTAAACTTAAATGCTACACATTATAAAAACAAAATTATTAGCTTGCCAGAAGCACAAAGAAAAACAGGTATTTCAAGTGGAGGATACTTCCGCCTAAAAGAAGGGTATGATCGTTATAATTATTATTTAAGACAATTTGCAGGCGTAGACCCTAGCAACGGAGATGCTCTATGGTATGTAGATGAAAGCCGTACTACCAAAACAAATGATTACAGCAAAGCAAAACAAGTATTTATTGGAAAATCAGCCATTCCAAAAGTGTACGGAGGATTTGGTACAGATTTAAATATAGGACGATTTGCCCTTTCATTAAACTTTGCATACCAGTTTGGCGGTTGGGGCTTCGATGAAACCTACCAAGCACTTTTACACTCAAACAACTACGGGTCAAACTATCACACAGATGTGGTGTATAATTCTTGGACGCCAGAAAACACCAATGCCGCTTTGCCAAGGATAGATAACTATAAGACAACTCAAAATAGTGATTCCGATTTATTCTTAATAAAATCAGACTATGTTAGTTTACAAAATGTATCCTTACGCTATACCTTGCCAAGCGTGGTTTCAAAATCATTGAAATTAAATGAGCTTTCTGTTTACGCCTCTGGTAGCAACTTGTATTTATGGTCGAAAAGAAAAGGATACGACCCAAGATTAAGCCTTAACGGTATCCCGAGTTCCCATGATTATTCAGTTTTAGCAACCGTTTCTCTAGGACTAAATGTTAAATTTTAA
- the argH gene encoding argininosuccinate lyase: MKLWDKGFSVDKQIENFTVGKDRELDLVLAKYDMLASKAQANMLANVGLLSKEENQELQKALDELLQEEAEGKFVIDENFEDMHSKIEAELIKKCGDAGKKIHTARSRNDQVLVAIQLFHKEYLKEITKKVKKLIEIMLEKAEAHKNDLLPGYTHFQAAMPSSFGLWFSAYAENLLSDLAFVKAAYHVADQNPLGSGAGFGTSFPIDRAQTTKEMGFNYMAVSSVGAQMLRGKTEKAVAFALAMLCGTLSKLSYDLVMYNSQDMGFVKLPNEMTTGSSIMPHKKNPDVFELTRAHCNRIQALPTDVMLTINNLPSGYHRDFQILKEILMEPMMQFHNILDILIFALPQLEIKDGFMAQEKYDSIYTVENINHMIQTGTPFRDAYKNVGLSVEDGSYVPHKEFKTSHEGSIHNLSLDIIKEKLSEFIL; this comes from the coding sequence ATGAAACTTTGGGACAAAGGATTCTCCGTAGACAAACAAATCGAAAATTTCACCGTAGGAAAAGACCGAGAGCTGGATTTAGTATTGGCAAAATATGATATGCTAGCCTCCAAAGCTCAGGCAAATATGCTTGCAAATGTGGGCTTGCTGAGCAAGGAAGAAAATCAGGAATTGCAAAAAGCCCTTGACGAATTGCTGCAAGAAGAAGCCGAGGGGAAGTTTGTAATTGATGAAAATTTTGAGGATATGCACTCCAAAATTGAGGCAGAATTAATTAAAAAATGTGGCGATGCAGGAAAGAAAATTCACACCGCGCGCTCGCGTAACGACCAAGTTTTGGTAGCCATACAGCTATTTCACAAGGAATATTTAAAGGAAATTACCAAGAAAGTAAAAAAACTCATTGAAATTATGCTTGAAAAAGCCGAGGCGCACAAAAATGACTTATTGCCAGGCTACACGCATTTTCAGGCAGCTATGCCGAGCAGCTTTGGGCTGTGGTTTTCTGCCTATGCCGAAAACCTTTTGTCGGATTTAGCCTTTGTTAAAGCGGCTTACCATGTGGCCGACCAAAACCCACTGGGTTCGGGTGCGGGATTTGGCACTAGTTTCCCAATTGACCGTGCGCAGACTACAAAGGAAATGGGCTTTAACTATATGGCGGTGTCTTCCGTGGGGGCGCAAATGCTCCGCGGAAAAACAGAAAAAGCCGTAGCTTTTGCCCTAGCGATGCTTTGCGGTACTTTGTCTAAATTGTCTTACGATTTGGTAATGTATAATTCACAGGATATGGGATTTGTGAAATTGCCAAATGAAATGACGACTGGCTCCTCCATTATGCCTCATAAAAAGAACCCAGATGTCTTTGAGCTTACGCGTGCACATTGCAACAGAATTCAAGCACTGCCTACCGATGTGATGCTCACTATCAATAACTTGCCAAGCGGATATCACCGAGATTTTCAGATTTTAAAAGAAATCTTGATGGAGCCTATGATGCAATTTCACAACATTTTAGACATTCTAATTTTCGCCCTCCCTCAGTTGGAAATCAAGGACGGATTTATGGCACAGGAAAAATACGACAGCATCTACACCGTGGAAAATATTAATCATATGATTCAGACGGGAACACCATTTAGAGATGCGTATAAAAATGTGGGCCTCTCGGTGGAAGATGGAAGCTATGTGCCTCATAAAGAGTTTAAAACCAGCCATGAGGGTAGTATCCATAATCTAAGTTTAGACATTATTAAAGAGAAATTAAGCGAATTTATTTTGTAA
- a CDS encoding M20/M25/M40 family metallo-hydrolase gives MKKIKLKFLTIILSTTSLMAQQYPQPLVSAIKEKDLKTDMYQLAADEFWGREAGTLDELKVSMWLADKAKAAGMQPAGENGTFFQFFDMYRHQIAPQSFIKINNNELKIWKDILVADVVNANFDGQIVYAGQSEPEELTKFDLKGKVLAINASEKDIAKNMTLFERRYPGFIRKKYYAIAEKLGAKGIIFITDDISEKSWAEVLPQMTRGLYGVEGLREKVANGIPVFWIHRNHTNWVKNNPHISYNIITESYKYPSVNIIGKIEGTDPKLKNEYVLLSGHQDHDGIRHPVKNDTIYNGADDNASTCVAMLAIARAYKKQPGKRSILFVFHGAEERGLLGSRWHSAHPVVPRENIVAVLNGDMIGRNKIDEAALLGGEAPHKNSDDLVKWAKEANDESTKFKYLKDWDLPEHPEYFYFRSDHVPYAKLGIPAVFFTSVLHHQYHQPQDESENINFKKLHKMTEWIYRTSWKVANEPERPKLLPNVQFER, from the coding sequence ATGAAAAAAATCAAATTAAAATTTTTGACAATCATTTTATCAACCACATCTTTGATGGCTCAGCAATACCCTCAGCCACTCGTTTCTGCCATTAAAGAAAAAGACCTTAAAACAGACATGTATCAGCTCGCGGCAGATGAGTTTTGGGGGCGAGAGGCAGGAACCTTAGATGAGCTAAAGGTATCGATGTGGCTGGCAGACAAGGCAAAAGCAGCAGGTATGCAACCCGCAGGAGAAAACGGGACATTCTTTCAGTTTTTTGATATGTATCGCCACCAGATCGCTCCACAAAGTTTTATAAAAATAAATAACAATGAGCTTAAAATCTGGAAAGACATCCTCGTGGCAGATGTAGTGAATGCCAATTTTGATGGGCAAATCGTGTATGCAGGACAGAGCGAGCCAGAGGAGCTTACTAAATTTGATTTAAAAGGAAAAGTTTTGGCAATAAACGCGTCGGAAAAAGATATTGCCAAAAATATGACACTTTTTGAACGAAGATACCCAGGCTTCATTCGTAAAAAATATTATGCCATTGCAGAAAAACTAGGAGCAAAGGGAATCATTTTTATCACAGATGATATTTCAGAAAAAAGCTGGGCAGAAGTCTTACCTCAAATGACAAGAGGACTCTATGGCGTAGAAGGGCTAAGAGAAAAGGTGGCAAACGGCATTCCCGTTTTTTGGATACATAGAAATCACACCAATTGGGTGAAAAACAATCCACATATTTCGTATAACATCATCACAGAAAGTTACAAATACCCATCTGTGAACATTATCGGGAAAATTGAAGGCACAGATCCTAAGCTTAAAAATGAATATGTATTGCTAAGTGGGCACCAAGATCATGATGGGATTCGCCATCCTGTGAAAAACGATACCATTTACAATGGTGCAGACGACAATGCCTCTACCTGCGTAGCAATGTTGGCAATAGCGAGAGCGTATAAAAAACAACCAGGAAAGCGAAGCATCTTATTTGTTTTTCATGGAGCCGAAGAAAGAGGGCTATTAGGCTCTAGATGGCACTCAGCACACCCTGTTGTGCCAAGAGAAAACATCGTAGCAGTGCTAAATGGTGATATGATAGGTAGAAATAAAATCGATGAAGCAGCCCTTTTGGGTGGAGAGGCTCCTCACAAAAATTCAGATGATTTGGTGAAATGGGCTAAAGAAGCAAATGACGAAAGTACCAAATTCAAATATTTGAAAGATTGGGACTTGCCAGAGCACCCAGAGTATTTCTATTTCCGTAGCGACCATGTCCCGTATGCCAAGTTGGGCATTCCTGCGGTGTTTTTTACTAGTGTGTTGCACCATCAGTACCACCAGCCACAAGATGAGTCGGAGAATATAAACTTTAAAAAGCTGCATAAAATGACCGAGTGGATCTATAGAACAAGCTGGAAAGTAGCAAATGAACCAGAAAGACCTAAACTGCTTCCAAATGTTCAGTTTGAAAGGTAA
- a CDS encoding SDR family oxidoreductase, with protein MQMKDKVAYITGGTKGIGFGVAKYLIEQGMRVAISGRKLEDAQAAAKKLSADETRVLGLSSDVSSLVSEEKAVQEVLAKFGQLDVVLANAGVGHFAPVDELTPEQWNQMINTNLNGAFHTLKASVEALKASKGYYISLASLAGTNFFANASGYNASKFGVVGFTQAAMLDLRKYDIKVSTIMPGSVATEFNNHVPSDSDAWKIQPEDIGQIVWDLLKMNPRTLPSKIEVRPSKPA; from the coding sequence ATGCAAATGAAAGACAAAGTAGCCTATATCACAGGTGGGACCAAAGGGATAGGTTTTGGCGTAGCTAAATATTTGATAGAGCAAGGAATGCGCGTTGCAATTTCTGGTAGAAAACTGGAAGATGCGCAAGCAGCTGCTAAGAAATTAAGCGCTGATGAAACCCGTGTTTTAGGGCTAAGTTCAGATGTTTCGTCATTGGTGAGCGAGGAAAAAGCCGTTCAGGAAGTTTTGGCCAAATTTGGTCAGTTAGATGTAGTATTGGCGAATGCAGGCGTGGGGCATTTTGCACCCGTAGATGAATTAACGCCAGAGCAGTGGAATCAGATGATTAACACTAATTTAAATGGCGCTTTCCATACCTTAAAGGCGAGCGTTGAGGCGCTGAAAGCATCAAAGGGCTATTACATTAGTTTGGCAAGTTTGGCAGGGACTAACTTTTTTGCCAACGCTTCGGGCTACAATGCCAGTAAATTTGGTGTAGTAGGCTTCACGCAGGCGGCTATGCTAGATTTGAGAAAATATGATATTAAGGTAAGTACCATTATGCCAGGCTCAGTAGCTACGGAATTTAACAATCATGTGCCGAGCGACTCAGATGCTTGGAAAATTCAGCCAGAAGACATAGGGCAAATCGTTTGGGATTTATTGAAGATGAACCCAAGAACGCTCCCAAGTAAAATTGAGGTGCGCCCATCTAAGCCCGCTTAA
- a CDS encoding lipocalin family protein, with translation MKKLLLATMAGALFTACGSSDDSPQPPKPNPEKDYATLIIGKWHNSRMDVIYSKKGNVEIKDFTKYPKYDICRKKSYVEFTKGGERIERNYNFREGECKIDSVASVKYKLEGNRVIIGDEEGQILKLTDKELVVISDERDLDEDGKPEKNKFYLVRVK, from the coding sequence ATGAAAAAATTATTATTAGCCACAATGGCAGGAGCCTTGTTCACAGCTTGTGGTAGTAGCGATGATAGTCCACAACCACCCAAACCGAACCCAGAGAAAGATTATGCCACACTTATTATTGGAAAATGGCATAATTCAAGAATGGATGTTATTTATTCTAAGAAAGGGAATGTTGAAATCAAGGATTTTACAAAGTATCCAAAATATGATATTTGTCGAAAAAAATCATATGTAGAATTTACTAAGGGAGGAGAGCGTATAGAAAGAAACTATAATTTTCGTGAAGGAGAATGTAAAATAGATTCTGTAGCCTCAGTTAAATATAAATTGGAGGGCAATAGAGTAATAATAGGTGATGAAGAAGGTCAAATTTTAAAATTAACAGACAAAGAGTTGGTTGTGATTTCAGATGAAAGAGATTTAGATGAAGATGGAAAACCAGAAAAAAATAAATTTTATTTAGTTCGAGTAAAATAG
- a CDS encoding RagB/SusD family nutrient uptake outer membrane protein, which translates to MKKKIYKGFLIGFAIALASCSSELDLEPQGNVSKEQISQDPTALDKAVNGLYYDLAITGSAGTSSHSDFGLYSLKVGADLLSNDVIQVKQQHLGFYYDYTGEVSSGYASSLVWRTLYSKIFVINGLVESIEKTGINEENKFAYGQLLALRAYSYFFLSRFYSKTYVGNENTLSVPAVYTTEDQSKGLPRATLKDLYTHILSDIETAIEKLDGYKAPSKVQIDQRAAKAIAADIYLETGDFAKAAEYAHQAKEGLSLAGKELYTSTGFSDINNPETIWGFDSNSSTISGRNYYATLFSQFDSTNEGYAGAARIYKSIDKRLYDAIKETDYRKEVFNGDSTIDYYYAAAGKLKKNIPPYANLKFKDPTLFQGDLLYIRASLLYFIEAEALARLGREAEARAVLFELVSKRDTAYQLSTQSGQDLIDEILLQKRIELWGEGYAWFDLKRNHLALVRDYPGSNHTFGKFNLPADSPKFLFQIPDFEISNNPAIVQNKY; encoded by the coding sequence ATGAAAAAAAAGATATATAAAGGATTTTTAATAGGATTTGCAATAGCTTTAGCTTCTTGCTCATCAGAATTAGACCTTGAACCACAAGGTAATGTGAGTAAAGAACAAATTTCACAAGACCCTACTGCACTAGACAAAGCAGTAAACGGCTTATACTATGATCTAGCCATAACAGGATCGGCAGGAACAAGTTCACACTCAGATTTTGGACTGTATTCTCTAAAAGTGGGAGCCGATCTTTTGTCAAACGATGTAATCCAAGTAAAGCAGCAGCACTTAGGCTTTTATTACGATTACACGGGAGAGGTATCCTCAGGCTATGCATCGAGTTTGGTGTGGCGCACATTATACTCCAAAATATTTGTTATCAACGGACTTGTGGAATCCATTGAAAAGACTGGGATAAACGAAGAAAATAAATTTGCATATGGGCAGCTATTAGCTTTGCGTGCTTATTCTTACTTCTTCTTGTCTAGATTTTATAGCAAGACTTATGTAGGGAACGAAAACACCCTCTCGGTGCCAGCAGTATATACCACAGAAGATCAGTCCAAAGGGTTGCCTAGAGCTACGCTCAAAGATTTATATACCCACATTCTTTCAGATATAGAAACTGCCATTGAAAAATTAGACGGCTACAAGGCACCATCCAAAGTTCAGATAGACCAGCGAGCGGCAAAAGCAATTGCAGCAGACATTTATCTAGAAACAGGTGATTTTGCCAAGGCAGCAGAATATGCACATCAGGCAAAAGAGGGGCTATCCCTAGCAGGAAAAGAGTTATATACAAGCACAGGATTTTCAGACATCAATAATCCAGAAACCATCTGGGGATTTGACTCTAATTCTAGTACCATCTCTGGACGAAACTATTATGCAACCCTATTTTCTCAGTTCGATAGTACCAATGAAGGTTATGCTGGAGCCGCTAGAATTTATAAAAGTATAGATAAAAGATTGTATGATGCCATAAAAGAAACAGATTACCGCAAAGAAGTGTTTAACGGAGATTCAACCATTGATTACTATTATGCTGCGGCAGGAAAATTAAAGAAAAACATTCCGCCTTATGCCAATCTTAAATTTAAAGATCCAACACTTTTTCAAGGAGATTTGCTTTACATTCGTGCATCATTGCTTTACTTTATCGAGGCAGAAGCCCTTGCTAGATTGGGCAGAGAGGCAGAAGCCAGAGCTGTGTTGTTCGAGCTAGTGAGCAAAAGAGATACAGCATATCAATTATCAACCCAATCGGGGCAAGATTTGATAGATGAAATTTTACTACAAAAGCGCATAGAATTGTGGGGCGAAGGATACGCTTGGTTTGATTTGAAAAGAAATCATTTAGCCTTAGTGAGAGATTACCCAGGTTCTAATCACACCTTTGGCAAATTTAATCTCCCTGCAGATAGCCCTAAATTCTTATTCCAAATCCCAGATTTTGAAATAAGTAATAACCCAGCAATTGTTCAAAATAAATATTAA